In one Emcibacter nanhaiensis genomic region, the following are encoded:
- a CDS encoding SDR family oxidoreductase has translation MRFKDKTALVIGGNSGIGLSTAKGLSEEGAKVYITGRNPDTLAAAEQDIPGLKAFQADMADLDGLTPVLDVIREETGRIDALFVNAGIGTFINVRDVTPEIWDQVHNVNLRGAFFTTQAALPLMGKGGSIVITGSIGSTLGMPGNVIYSSAKAGLRAMARILAVELVKDGIRVNVVSPGPIETPLINRNVGMDPSEVDGLRQVMISGVPMHRMGEPEEVARAALFLASEEASFITGIDMFVDGGSLELR, from the coding sequence ATGCGGTTTAAAGACAAGACGGCGCTGGTGATCGGCGGCAACAGCGGGATCGGTCTTTCCACAGCGAAGGGACTGTCCGAGGAAGGCGCGAAAGTTTATATCACCGGCCGGAACCCGGACACCCTGGCGGCAGCGGAACAGGATATCCCCGGCCTCAAGGCGTTCCAGGCCGATATGGCGGACCTGGATGGCCTCACCCCGGTGCTGGATGTTATCCGTGAAGAGACGGGCCGGATCGATGCCTTGTTCGTCAATGCCGGCATCGGCACTTTTATCAATGTGCGGGATGTTACCCCTGAAATCTGGGATCAGGTTCACAACGTCAATCTCAGGGGCGCCTTTTTCACCACCCAGGCCGCTCTGCCATTGATGGGCAAGGGCGGCTCAATCGTCATAACCGGCTCCATTGGCAGTACGCTGGGGATGCCGGGCAACGTCATTTATTCTTCAGCCAAGGCGGGGCTCCGGGCGATGGCGCGGATCCTGGCTGTTGAGCTCGTAAAGGATGGAATCCGTGTCAATGTTGTGAGCCCGGGTCCCATCGAGACGCCGCTGATTAACCGCAATGTCGGCATGGATCCGTCCGAGGTCGATGGCCTTCGTCAGGTGATGATTTCCGGCGTGCCGATGCATAGAATGGGCGAGCCGGAAGAAGTGGCCCGGGCGGCGCTGTTCCTGGCGTCGGAGGAGGCCAGTTTCATCACCGGCATTGACATGTTTGTGGATGGCGGAAGTTTGGAGCTGAGATAA
- a CDS encoding nuclear transport factor 2 family protein — protein sequence MRTEQEQKNLDLVLEMFEAVLRPLDADAVDQYISPDYIQHSALAEPGREALKAYLRVIQKQHPNATQDMKRCFVDGDHVILHYHVKPDPGDVGFVVVDIFRVEDGMIVEHWDVLQDIVTDGPNPNPVC from the coding sequence ATGCGAACAGAGCAGGAGCAGAAGAACCTTGACCTGGTTCTGGAGATGTTTGAAGCGGTGCTCAGGCCGCTCGATGCCGATGCGGTGGATCAATATATTTCGCCCGACTATATCCAGCACAGCGCCTTGGCCGAGCCGGGGCGGGAAGCGCTTAAGGCCTATCTCAGGGTCATTCAGAAGCAACATCCCAACGCCACCCAGGATATGAAGCGCTGCTTCGTCGACGGCGATCACGTGATCCTGCACTATCATGTCAAACCGGACCCCGGCGACGTGGGTTTTGTCGTGGTGGATATATTCCGTGTCGAGGACGGCATGATTGTTGAACACTGGGACGTGCTGCAGGATATCGTCACCGACGGTCCCAATCCCAATCCGGTATGCTAA
- a CDS encoding MarR family winged helix-turn-helix transcriptional regulator → MSELPDQTGKDDETGPEHTLHQLLKLYNRLMVPFSVHVERQFNITTNQFRLLMLIGRLGKTASHELVEMTGVNSMSVSRAVADLKKQGRVSVTSDPNNRRRKTLTLTEEGRQLYEALLPSTQKVMDYLFAALKPDEVMAFDRYVETLIDALEATDEEGQSRFLEYTRL, encoded by the coding sequence GTGTCCGAACTTCCAGACCAGACCGGCAAAGACGACGAAACAGGGCCTGAGCACACCTTGCATCAGCTCCTCAAGCTGTATAATCGTCTGATGGTGCCCTTTTCTGTTCATGTGGAGCGGCAGTTCAATATCACCACCAACCAGTTCCGGCTTCTGATGTTGATCGGCCGTCTTGGCAAAACCGCCAGCCATGAGCTGGTGGAGATGACCGGCGTGAATAGCATGAGTGTGAGCCGCGCCGTCGCCGACCTGAAGAAACAGGGCCGTGTCTCGGTGACCAGCGACCCCAATAACCGGCGGCGCAAGACCCTGACCCTGACTGAAGAGGGGCGGCAACTCTATGAGGCCTTGCTGCCGTCCACGCAAAAGGTCATGGATTACCTGTTTGCTGCGCTCAAGCCTGATGAAGTCATGGCTTTTGACCGCTATGTGGAAACCCTGATCGATGCCCTGGAAGCCACTGACGAGGAAGGTCAGTCCAGGTTCCTGGAATATACCCGCCTCTGA
- a CDS encoding nuclear transport factor 2 family protein, with translation MFDEARYREYLHHFNKPDHETLHREFFAPDVELVTLGNVLRGQEGIRKFYAYFHSCVREHIDLIKFYPTEGGAWVHVAMRLEAFEDLTEQGLANIGIQRMPAIPKGTVYENEMFIHYQLNSEGKLGLLRCAEYIPPMNVIE, from the coding sequence ATGTTTGATGAAGCCCGCTACCGGGAATATCTCCATCATTTCAATAAACCGGATCACGAAACCCTGCACCGGGAGTTTTTTGCGCCCGATGTGGAGCTGGTAACCCTCGGCAATGTGCTGCGGGGGCAGGAAGGAATCCGCAAATTCTATGCCTATTTCCACAGCTGTGTGCGGGAACATATTGACCTGATCAAGTTCTATCCTACCGAAGGCGGAGCCTGGGTTCATGTGGCCATGCGCCTGGAAGCTTTTGAAGACCTGACCGAACAGGGGCTGGCAAATATCGGCATCCAGCGCATGCCGGCGATTCCCAAAGGAACAGTGTATGAAAATGAGATGTTCATCCACTACCAGCTGAATTCGGAAGGAAAATTGGGATTGTTGCGTTGCGCGGAGTATATACCGCCGATGAATGTTATCGAATGA
- a CDS encoding aldehyde dehydrogenase, with product MTNLLPENINIKHPDKLYIGGEWVSPKSGRSIKVVSPHTEEVCAIVAEAGPEDVNDAVAAAREAFDNGPWPSTSVEERAGYLRRMGEILGARSAELSAAFTHQVGGLASMAPIGAMLGTKNMFDYAEVGEKFEWVTSQPSSVMGYTANVIHEPVGVVAAITPWNMPYPCITHKIAPALMAGCPVIMKPSPETPLEGYIIAEAAEEAGLPPGVVNLVTAEREAADQLVQNPGVDKIAFTGSSAVGKHIANVAGGRMARLTLELGGKSPAIILDDFPTEIAGPLLARTITVLSGQVCGMLSRAIVPAHRHDEIAAAIAEEMKKIKVGSPLDPASEMGPVAMKRQLERIEHYVEVGVKEGATLAHGGKRVEGLKGYYFEPTLFTNVDNSMTIAQEEIFGPVLSLIPARDVDHAVELANETIYGLNAAVLTNDNDAAFAIGRRVRAGSVAQNGMNADFELPFGGFKCSGVGREGGAAGLKSYTETKIILLQDATATGQPLFG from the coding sequence ATGACGAACTTGTTACCTGAGAACATTAACATTAAACATCCGGACAAGCTCTATATCGGCGGCGAATGGGTGTCGCCGAAAAGCGGCCGCAGCATCAAGGTGGTCTCACCGCATACGGAAGAAGTCTGCGCCATTGTGGCGGAAGCCGGCCCGGAAGATGTGAATGACGCCGTTGCGGCGGCCCGGGAGGCCTTTGACAACGGGCCCTGGCCGAGCACGAGTGTCGAGGAGCGGGCCGGGTATCTGCGCCGCATGGGGGAGATCCTCGGAGCGCGTTCGGCTGAACTGTCGGCTGCTTTTACCCATCAGGTCGGCGGTCTTGCCTCCATGGCGCCCATCGGCGCCATGCTCGGCACCAAGAATATGTTTGACTATGCCGAGGTCGGCGAGAAGTTCGAGTGGGTGACGAGCCAGCCGTCCAGTGTGATGGGCTATACAGCGAATGTTATCCACGAACCGGTCGGTGTCGTGGCGGCCATTACGCCCTGGAATATGCCCTATCCTTGTATCACCCATAAGATAGCCCCTGCGCTGATGGCGGGTTGTCCGGTGATTATGAAACCGTCGCCGGAAACTCCTCTGGAAGGCTACATCATTGCCGAAGCTGCCGAGGAAGCGGGCCTGCCGCCTGGTGTGGTCAACCTGGTGACCGCGGAGCGTGAAGCCGCCGATCAGCTTGTGCAGAATCCGGGCGTAGATAAAATCGCCTTTACCGGCTCGTCAGCCGTCGGCAAACATATCGCCAATGTAGCCGGGGGGCGCATGGCCCGCCTGACCCTGGAACTCGGCGGTAAATCGCCGGCGATCATCCTGGATGATTTCCCGACGGAAATCGCGGGGCCGCTCCTCGCTCGCACCATTACGGTCCTTAGCGGCCAGGTCTGCGGTATGCTGAGCCGGGCCATTGTCCCGGCGCACCGCCACGACGAAATTGCCGCAGCGATTGCCGAGGAGATGAAGAAGATCAAGGTGGGCTCGCCGCTCGACCCGGCATCTGAAATGGGGCCCGTGGCCATGAAACGCCAGCTGGAGCGCATTGAGCATTATGTGGAGGTAGGCGTCAAGGAAGGCGCCACCCTGGCCCATGGCGGCAAACGGGTCGAGGGTCTGAAGGGATACTACTTCGAGCCGACGCTGTTTACCAATGTGGACAACAGTATGACCATCGCCCAGGAAGAAATTTTTGGCCCGGTGCTGTCCCTGATCCCGGCCAGGGATGTCGATCATGCGGTCGAACTGGCCAATGAGACGATTTACGGCCTGAACGCGGCCGTCCTGACCAATGACAATGATGCCGCCTTTGCCATTGGCCGGCGGGTCCGGGCCGGCAGTGTCGCGCAAAATGGCATGAATGCCGACTTTGAACTTCCGTTTGGCGGCTTTAAATGTTCCGGGGTTGGTCGTGAAGGTGGTGCCGCTGGCCTGAAGTCCTATACCGAAACAAAGATTATCCTTCTGCAGGACGCTACGGCGACCGGACAGCCGCTATTCGGATAA
- a CDS encoding aldehyde dehydrogenase yields MATVLPENVNIKHPDKLFIGGEWVAPTSGDSIEVVSPHTEEVCAVIAEANADDVNAAVAAARQAFDHGPWPTMSVSERANALRRMAEILRGRIPELAAAFTAEIGALSSFAPVAVGGAVETLAAYADIGENYAWETSRPSTVPGNTAHVIREPVGVVAAIAPWNMPGAIMTQKIAPALISGCPVIMKPSPETPLEAYIIAEAAEEAGLPAGVINLVTAHREAADQLVQNPGVDKISFTGSTAAGRHIASVAGARMARVTLELGGKSPAIVLDDMPAEVAGKILARTITILSGQVCAMLSRAIVPAHRHDEIAEAIIAEMKQVKVGSPLDPETEMGPVAMKRQLERIEHYVETGIKEGAILAYGGRRVEGLKGYYFEPTLFTNVDNKMTIAREEIFGPVLSLIPARDVDHAVELANETEYGLNSSVFTNDAEAAYAIGRRIRAGNMAQNGMNADFTLPFGGFKCSGIGREGGVEGLTPYIETKVMLLQTGEAAE; encoded by the coding sequence ATGGCGACTGTTCTACCTGAAAATGTGAATATCAAACATCCGGACAAGCTGTTTATTGGCGGCGAATGGGTGGCGCCGACTTCGGGCGACAGTATCGAGGTGGTTTCCCCCCATACCGAGGAAGTATGCGCGGTGATTGCCGAAGCGAATGCGGATGATGTCAATGCCGCCGTGGCGGCGGCCCGGCAGGCCTTTGATCATGGCCCCTGGCCGACCATGAGTGTAAGCGAGCGGGCCAATGCCCTGCGCCGCATGGCGGAGATCCTGCGCGGCCGGATACCGGAATTGGCGGCCGCCTTTACTGCGGAAATTGGGGCACTTTCATCCTTTGCACCAGTTGCCGTGGGTGGCGCAGTTGAGACCCTTGCCGCCTATGCCGACATCGGTGAGAATTATGCTTGGGAAACCAGTCGGCCGTCCACAGTGCCCGGCAATACCGCCCATGTCATTCGCGAACCGGTCGGTGTCGTGGCGGCCATTGCGCCCTGGAATATGCCCGGCGCCATCATGACCCAGAAAATCGCCCCGGCTTTGATTAGCGGCTGTCCGGTGATCATGAAACCGTCGCCGGAAACGCCGCTTGAAGCCTACATCATCGCCGAAGCAGCGGAAGAAGCGGGGTTGCCGGCTGGAGTTATAAACCTGGTGACTGCCCACCGCGAAGCCGCTGACCAATTGGTGCAAAATCCGGGCGTCGACAAGATCAGCTTTACGGGCTCGACTGCGGCTGGACGGCACATCGCCAGTGTGGCCGGGGCGCGTATGGCGCGCGTTACGCTGGAACTGGGTGGCAAGTCCCCGGCCATTGTGCTGGATGACATGCCGGCGGAAGTGGCAGGCAAAATCCTTGCCCGCACGATTACCATTCTCAGTGGCCAGGTTTGCGCCATGCTCAGCCGGGCGATTGTGCCGGCGCACCGTCATGATGAAATTGCCGAGGCCATTATTGCCGAGATGAAACAGGTAAAGGTGGGTTCACCACTGGATCCGGAGACAGAAATGGGGCCTGTGGCCATGAAGCGGCAACTGGAGCGCATCGAGCATTATGTGGAGACCGGGATCAAGGAAGGCGCGATCCTGGCCTATGGCGGCAGGCGGGTCGAGGGCCTGAAGGGCTATTACTTCGAGCCCACGCTGTTTACCAACGTGGACAACAAGATGACCATCGCCCGGGAAGAAATCTTTGGTCCGGTGCTGTCGCTGATCCCGGCCAGGGATGTTGATCATGCAGTGGAGCTGGCGAACGAGACGGAATATGGCCTCAATTCTTCCGTCTTCACCAATGACGCGGAGGCTGCCTATGCCATCGGTCGGCGGATCCGGGCCGGCAACATGGCGCAGAACGGCATGAATGCAGACTTCACGCTGCCGTTTGGCGGTTTCAAATGTTCCGGCATCGGCCGGGAAGGCGGTGTCGAAGGCCTGACGCCCTATATCGAAACAAAAGTGATGTTACTGCAGACCGGGGAGGCGGCTGAATAG
- a CDS encoding PQQ-dependent dehydrogenase, methanol/ethanol family: MSAPEVGAGENWPMPGGDGNDSHYSRLTDINRDNVSRLGLAWSYDMGTGRVQEATPVVIDGILYTSGNLGRVYALNAVTGEELWTFEPDVNMQVNRVVCCDQANRGIAVSDGKVMVGALDGILYALDQKTGEVAWQVDTIVDHSRGYSSTGAPEVAGDLVLIGNAGSEFDVRGYVTAYHISDGSQAWRFYTIPHDPALGPQENEDLEKALETWGENSRWDIGGGGTAWDAIVYDDRFDVIYVGTGNGGPYSHASRSGGEGDNLYLSSIVALDRKTGKMKWYYQETPRDSWDFTATQPMTLTDMEVGGEVRPVIIHTPKNGYLYVVDRITGKPVAINALVRTSWADGYDMETGRPNMTPEYSDYGTGPKIVFPSSAGARNWYPPAYDPESGIYYAAVLDMGNLMYNLPGKQPHREKGLNAGASLIFTTSLEGFLETMPPALKEQIEALPQMDWVRENPGFSQVRATDPLTGKTIWAADAEGWQDRSGMLVTRSGLLFHGSIGGKFYVRDAATGEALKEIDTGSAIMAGAATYKVDGVQYVAVATGWGGGGWSFVPGYSAPYKYENSNRILVFKLDGGEVPKPEALPPLEVAPEPPAQADNVTPETIAKGAQLFFANCALCHSNMVRSISPDLRRLTPEKHELFRDILMDGLLVGMGMPQWDDLLSEEDVAALHAYLIDLQEKQHAREKALKEAGKPLDSKGLVIMSNY; encoded by the coding sequence ATGTCTGCGCCTGAAGTCGGCGCTGGTGAAAACTGGCCCATGCCGGGTGGAGACGGCAATGACAGCCATTATTCCCGCCTGACCGACATCAACAGGGATAATGTGAGCCGGCTCGGGCTCGCCTGGTCCTATGATATGGGTACCGGCCGGGTTCAGGAAGCAACTCCGGTGGTAATCGACGGCATCTTGTACACCAGCGGTAACCTGGGTCGGGTATATGCTCTTAATGCTGTTACCGGCGAGGAACTCTGGACCTTCGAACCCGATGTGAATATGCAGGTCAACCGGGTGGTCTGCTGTGACCAGGCCAACCGCGGGATTGCGGTGAGTGACGGCAAGGTCATGGTCGGGGCGCTGGACGGCATCCTCTATGCCCTGGACCAGAAGACCGGCGAGGTGGCCTGGCAGGTGGATACTATTGTCGACCACAGCCGCGGTTATTCCAGCACCGGTGCACCGGAAGTGGCCGGGGACCTGGTGCTGATTGGTAACGCCGGGTCCGAATTTGATGTGCGCGGCTATGTGACCGCCTATCATATCTCTGACGGCTCACAGGCCTGGCGCTTCTACACCATTCCCCATGACCCGGCGCTTGGCCCGCAGGAAAATGAGGATTTGGAGAAGGCGCTCGAAACCTGGGGCGAGAACAGCCGCTGGGATATTGGCGGCGGCGGTACGGCCTGGGACGCCATTGTCTATGATGATCGTTTTGATGTGATCTATGTGGGTACCGGAAATGGCGGGCCTTATTCCCACGCCTCCCGTTCCGGCGGCGAAGGGGATAACCTCTACTTGTCCTCGATTGTGGCGCTGGACCGCAAAACCGGCAAGATGAAATGGTATTACCAGGAAACGCCGCGCGACAGCTGGGACTTTACCGCGACCCAGCCCATGACCCTGACCGACATGGAAGTGGGTGGCGAAGTCCGCCCGGTCATCATCCATACACCCAAGAACGGCTATCTTTATGTTGTCGACCGGATTACCGGCAAACCGGTGGCGATCAACGCCCTGGTGCGGACCAGTTGGGCCGACGGCTATGACATGGAAACCGGCCGGCCAAACATGACGCCGGAATATTCCGACTATGGTACCGGGCCGAAGATTGTCTTCCCGTCCTCCGCCGGGGCGCGCAACTGGTACCCGCCGGCCTATGATCCGGAGAGCGGCATTTATTATGCTGCGGTGCTGGATATGGGGAACCTGATGTACAACCTGCCTGGCAAGCAGCCGCACCGGGAGAAGGGCCTCAATGCCGGGGCGTCGCTGATTTTCACCACCAGCCTGGAAGGCTTTCTCGAGACCATGCCACCGGCGTTGAAAGAGCAGATCGAAGCCTTGCCGCAGATGGACTGGGTGCGGGAAAATCCGGGCTTTTCCCAAGTGCGGGCCACCGATCCATTGACCGGGAAAACCATCTGGGCGGCGGACGCCGAAGGCTGGCAGGACCGTAGCGGCATGCTGGTGACCAGGTCCGGCCTTCTGTTCCATGGCTCTATCGGCGGCAAATTTTATGTCCGTGATGCGGCCACAGGCGAAGCCCTGAAAGAAATCGATACCGGCTCGGCGATCATGGCCGGGGCTGCGACCTACAAGGTGGACGGCGTGCAATATGTGGCGGTGGCCACAGGCTGGGGCGGTGGCGGCTGGTCCTTCGTGCCGGGCTACAGCGCCCCCTACAAATATGAAAACAGCAACCGGATACTGGTGTTCAAACTGGACGGCGGAGAAGTGCCGAAGCCCGAGGCCCTGCCGCCGCTGGAAGTGGCGCCCGAACCCCCGGCCCAGGCGGACAATGTGACCCCTGAGACAATTGCGAAAGGGGCCCAGCTGTTCTTTGCCAACTGCGCGCTGTGCCATTCCAATATGGTCCGCTCTATCAGTCCCGACCTGCGGCGGCTGACGCCGGAAAAGCATGAACTGTTCCGGGATATCCTGATGGACGGCCTGCTGGTCGGCATGGGCATGCCGCAATGGGATGACCTGCTGTCGGAAGAGGATGTGGCGGCCCTCCATGCTTATCTGATCGACCTGCAGGAAAAACAGCATGCCCGGGAAAAGGCCCTCAAGGAAGCCGGCAAGCCGCTGGATTCCAAAGGCCTGGTGATCATGTCCAACTATTAA
- a CDS encoding SDR family oxidoreductase, whose translation MIIITGASGQFGRAAAELLLTKVPADQVILTSRSPDKLEDFRKQGAHVRYADFDNKASLGAAFAGGTKMLLISTARVGTRVSQHRNAIEAAVAAGVDHIAYTSIISADEPGNPAIVKLDHRATEEIIEQSGADWTFLRDSQYAEAIAGAMVPGALIAGKLPDNCGDGKVAFVSREDCVAVAVGVLTQEGHRRKAYDLTGPELLSIPEAMAIASEIIGKEIEVIPVDDEAMFAYFDSLGAPRHASDIVPDGPIPWSSDDMVTFGQAIKEGYFNKINDNVERITGRPPKSLRAVMLEHKSMWPV comes from the coding sequence ATGATAATCATTACAGGGGCCTCCGGCCAGTTTGGCCGTGCAGCGGCCGAATTACTTCTGACAAAAGTGCCGGCAGATCAGGTGATCCTGACGTCGCGCAGTCCGGACAAGCTGGAAGACTTCAGGAAACAGGGCGCCCACGTGCGCTATGCCGATTTTGACAATAAGGCCTCCCTTGGTGCGGCCTTTGCGGGCGGCACCAAAATGCTGCTGATCAGCACGGCGCGGGTCGGCACCCGGGTGTCCCAGCATCGCAATGCCATCGAGGCGGCGGTGGCGGCCGGGGTCGATCATATCGCCTATACCTCGATCATCAGCGCCGACGAGCCCGGAAATCCGGCTATTGTCAAACTGGACCATCGGGCGACCGAGGAAATTATCGAGCAGTCCGGCGCCGACTGGACTTTCCTGCGCGACAGCCAGTATGCGGAAGCCATCGCCGGGGCCATGGTGCCGGGGGCGCTGATCGCCGGCAAGCTGCCGGACAATTGCGGTGACGGCAAGGTGGCCTTTGTCTCCCGCGAGGATTGCGTGGCGGTGGCGGTGGGCGTACTGACCCAGGAAGGTCATCGCCGAAAGGCCTACGACCTGACCGGGCCGGAACTGCTGTCCATTCCCGAAGCCATGGCCATCGCCAGCGAGATTATCGGCAAGGAGATCGAGGTTATTCCGGTCGATGACGAGGCCATGTTTGCCTATTTTGATTCCCTTGGCGCTCCGCGTCACGCCAGCGATATTGTGCCCGATGGCCCGATTCCCTGGTCCAGCGACGACATGGTGACCTTCGGCCAGGCCATCAAGGAAGGCTATTTCAACAAGATCAATGACAATGTGGAACGCATCACCGGCCGGCCGCCGAAAAGCCTGCGCGCAGTGATGCTGGAACATAAATCCATGTGGCCGGTGTAA
- a CDS encoding nuclear transport factor 2 family protein, whose translation MKLQIEDRLALQDLIANYSWALDTGDVEALVECFTPDARMVEEVFEDPDIWEGHDGIRGIAEHYRNAPGFPGRQHHVTQTQYMPQEDGSVKMRSFAFVTECEGEPPYLLRFTGYYDDHAVKGNDGTWRFHRRTVRLWDGEILSKFPGRGEWVPRKRPASLIIKK comes from the coding sequence GTGAAACTGCAGATTGAAGACAGACTGGCCCTACAGGACCTGATTGCCAACTATAGCTGGGCTTTGGATACGGGCGATGTGGAGGCGCTTGTCGAGTGCTTCACCCCCGACGCCCGCATGGTCGAAGAAGTCTTCGAAGACCCGGATATCTGGGAAGGCCATGACGGCATCCGCGGCATCGCCGAACATTACCGCAATGCGCCGGGTTTTCCCGGCCGCCAGCATCATGTCACCCAGACTCAGTATATGCCGCAGGAAGACGGCTCGGTCAAAATGCGCAGCTTCGCTTTTGTCACCGAATGCGAGGGCGAACCGCCTTACCTGCTGCGCTTCACCGGCTATTATGACGATCACGCCGTGAAAGGCAATGACGGCACCTGGCGCTTCCATCGCCGTACGGTGCGGTTGTGGGACGGGGAAATCCTCAGCAAATTCCCGGGCCGTGGCGAATGGGTGCCGCGCAAGCGTCCCGCCTCCCTGATCATCAAGAAATAA
- a CDS encoding c-type cytochrome — MKRKAGRLLAITLLSGLFTICARGEEAAMLDGKALFHEKCAMCHRVMGMGTGLLARRVDEPFLEKRTDLTADYVIHAARSGIGNMPAIPRGEASDEQLEAIATYLAAGNAE, encoded by the coding sequence ATGAAACGAAAAGCTGGTCGACTGTTGGCAATCACCCTGCTTTCCGGACTGTTCACCATTTGCGCACGCGGCGAGGAAGCGGCAATGCTGGACGGCAAGGCGCTGTTCCATGAAAAATGCGCCATGTGTCACCGGGTGATGGGTATGGGCACCGGGCTGCTGGCGCGCCGGGTCGATGAGCCATTTCTGGAAAAACGCACCGACCTGACTGCGGATTATGTGATCCACGCCGCCCGCAGCGGCATCGGCAATATGCCGGCAATCCCGCGGGGCGAGGCCTCGGACGAACAGCTTGAGGCCATCGCCACCTATCTCGCCGCCGGAAATGCGGAGTAA
- a CDS encoding FAD-binding oxidoreductase, giving the protein MGTTNLPPGLTQGALNAAMKGFAAVVGEKYLFFEPEDVDSYADKFAVNDDLHQTLGAIAPASAEEVQAIVRIAAEHKVPLWPISRGKNLGYGGSAPVMSGTVVLDLSRMKKIEIDEENGTVLLEPGVGFYDLYDYLKENNIKLWLSVPGNSWGSVVGNALDRGVGYTPYGDHTSKICGMEVVMPDGDLVRTGMGALTDSPTWLLYRYGYGPAWDQMFVQSNFGVVTKMGLWLMPEPESVMGMDVEFNNPEDLGPLIDTLGPLRREGLLQQSPTIGNWLRAAAILTTRDEWTDKPGALSDEVIAAIRKKYGMGWWGVSLRLYGREGVNKAAYAILEKAMTDLKPMRVKPTSWRQGEPLENTGWVGVPLTFPMQNSNWHGGRGGHIGFSPVLPQSGTLAMRQFKRTYARYKEFGMDYQASFAFGERHLINVNAVLLNKDDPDMMGRVDPFLRALIKDSRAEGYGEYRTHLDYMDTVAATYDFNDHALLRLNEKVKNALDPAGIIAPGKSGVWPKRYDGERTK; this is encoded by the coding sequence ATGGGGACAACTAATTTGCCGCCAGGCCTGACTCAAGGGGCGCTGAATGCCGCCATGAAGGGCTTTGCTGCGGTAGTCGGCGAGAAATACCTGTTTTTCGAGCCGGAAGACGTAGACAGCTATGCCGACAAATTCGCGGTCAATGACGACCTGCACCAGACCCTCGGCGCCATTGCGCCGGCCAGTGCCGAGGAAGTCCAGGCCATCGTCCGCATTGCTGCCGAGCATAAGGTGCCGCTCTGGCCAATCAGCCGCGGCAAGAACCTTGGTTACGGCGGCTCCGCCCCGGTCATGTCCGGTACCGTGGTGCTCGACCTGTCGCGCATGAAGAAGATTGAAATCGACGAGGAAAACGGCACCGTGCTGCTGGAACCCGGGGTCGGCTTCTATGATCTCTATGACTATCTCAAGGAAAATAACATCAAGCTGTGGCTGTCGGTGCCCGGTAACAGCTGGGGCTCCGTGGTCGGCAATGCGCTCGACCGCGGCGTCGGCTATACGCCGTATGGTGATCACACCTCCAAGATCTGCGGCATGGAAGTGGTGATGCCGGACGGCGATCTGGTGCGTACCGGCATGGGGGCGCTCACCGACTCGCCGACCTGGCTCCTCTATCGCTATGGTTATGGCCCGGCCTGGGACCAGATGTTCGTCCAGTCCAACTTCGGCGTCGTCACCAAAATGGGTCTGTGGCTGATGCCGGAACCGGAATCGGTGATGGGCATGGATGTGGAGTTCAACAACCCGGAAGACCTGGGGCCGCTGATTGATACGCTCGGGCCCCTGCGCCGCGAAGGCTTGTTGCAGCAGTCGCCGACCATCGGCAACTGGCTCCGCGCTGCGGCGATCCTCACCACCCGGGATGAATGGACCGACAAGCCCGGCGCCCTGTCCGACGAGGTGATTGCCGCCATCCGCAAGAAATACGGCATGGGCTGGTGGGGTGTCAGCCTCAGGCTCTATGGCCGGGAAGGCGTTAACAAGGCGGCCTACGCCATCCTGGAAAAGGCCATGACCGACCTGAAGCCCATGCGGGTCAAGCCCACCTCCTGGCGTCAGGGCGAACCGTTGGAAAACACCGGCTGGGTCGGGGTGCCGCTCACGTTCCCGATGCAGAATTCCAACTGGCACGGCGGGCGCGGCGGCCATATCGGCTTTTCGCCGGTGCTGCCCCAGTCCGGCACGCTGGCCATGCGGCAGTTCAAGCGCACCTATGCCCGCTACAAGGAGTTCGGCATGGATTACCAGGCGAGTTTCGCTTTCGGTGAACGTCACCTGATCAATGTCAACGCGGTGCTGCTCAACAAGGATGATCCGGACATGATGGGCCGGGTCGATCCATTCCTGCGGGCGCTGATCAAGGATTCCCGGGCGGAAGGTTACGGCGAATACCGCACCCATCTCGACTATATGGATACGGTGGCGGCGACCTATGACTTCAATGACCATGCCCTGCTGCGCCTCAATGAAAAGGTCAAGAATGCCCTCGATCCGGCCGGCATCATTGCCCCCGGCAAAAGCGGCGTCTGGCCCAAACGCTATGACGGGGAGAGGACGAAATGA